Proteins from one Salarias fasciatus chromosome 14, fSalaFa1.1, whole genome shotgun sequence genomic window:
- the sh3bgr gene encoding SH3 domain-binding glutamic acid-rich protein isoform X5 has product MVIKVFLATSSGSTAIKKKQQDVVGFLEALKVDYTQLDIACNEDNRKWMRQNVPEEKKPANGIPLPPQIFNEDSYCGDYETFFDAKEDNSVYAFLGLPPPPGSKEAESAEKALIVENGTHAEENADDSIAQVEEEEEQEEEEEGVEETQEEEAE; this is encoded by the exons CCTCGTCGGGATCCACGGCG ATCAAGAAGAAGCAACAGGATGTGGTTGGCTTCTTGGAGGCTCTTAAGGTGGACTACACTCAGCTGGACATTGCCTGCAATGAGGACAACCGCAAGTGGATGAGGCAGAACGTCCCCGAGGAGAAGAAGCCCGCCAATGGCATCCCCCTCCCACCCCAGATTTTTAATGAAGACAGCTACTGTGGG GACTATGAGACATTCTTCGATGCTAAGGAAGACAACTCAGTGTATGCCTTCCTGGGgctgccccctcctccaggcTCAAAG GAAGCAGAGTCTGCTGAGAAGGCTCTCATTGTGGAAAACGGGACCCACGCTGAAGAAAACGCTGATGACTCAATA GCCCAAgtagaagaggaagaagaacag gaagaagaagaggaaggagtgGAAGAAACACAG gaggaagaggctgagTAG
- the sh3bgr gene encoding SH3 domain-binding glutamic acid-rich protein isoform X9, with protein sequence MVIKVFLATSSGSTAIKKKQQDVVGFLEALKVDYTQLDIACNEDNRKWMRQNVPEEKKPANGIPLPPQIFNEDSYCGDYETFFDAKEDNSVYAFLGLPPPPGSKQAQVEEEEEQEEEDLQSEEEEAE encoded by the exons CCTCGTCGGGATCCACGGCG ATCAAGAAGAAGCAACAGGATGTGGTTGGCTTCTTGGAGGCTCTTAAGGTGGACTACACTCAGCTGGACATTGCCTGCAATGAGGACAACCGCAAGTGGATGAGGCAGAACGTCCCCGAGGAGAAGAAGCCCGCCAATGGCATCCCCCTCCCACCCCAGATTTTTAATGAAGACAGCTACTGTGGG GACTATGAGACATTCTTCGATGCTAAGGAAGACAACTCAGTGTATGCCTTCCTGGGgctgccccctcctccaggcTCAAAG CAGGCCCAAgtagaagaggaagaagaacag gaggaagaggatttGCAGTCTGAG gaggaagaggctgagTAG
- the sh3bgr gene encoding SH3 domain-binding glutamic acid-rich protein isoform X8, translating into MVIKVFLATSSGSTAIKKKQQDVVGFLEALKVDYTQLDIACNEDNRKWMRQNVPEEKKPANGIPLPPQIFNEDSYCGDYETFFDAKEDNSVYAFLGLPPPPGSKQAQVEEEEEQEEEEEGVEETQEEEAE; encoded by the exons CCTCGTCGGGATCCACGGCG ATCAAGAAGAAGCAACAGGATGTGGTTGGCTTCTTGGAGGCTCTTAAGGTGGACTACACTCAGCTGGACATTGCCTGCAATGAGGACAACCGCAAGTGGATGAGGCAGAACGTCCCCGAGGAGAAGAAGCCCGCCAATGGCATCCCCCTCCCACCCCAGATTTTTAATGAAGACAGCTACTGTGGG GACTATGAGACATTCTTCGATGCTAAGGAAGACAACTCAGTGTATGCCTTCCTGGGgctgccccctcctccaggcTCAAAG CAGGCCCAAgtagaagaggaagaagaacag gaagaagaagaggaaggagtgGAAGAAACACAG gaggaagaggctgagTAG
- the sh3bgr gene encoding SH3 domain-binding glutamic acid-rich protein isoform X11, which produces MVIKVFLATSSGSTAIKKKQQDVVGFLEALKVDYTQLDIACNEDNRKWMRQNVPEEKKPANGIPLPPQIFNEDSYCGDYETFFDAKEDNSVYAFLGLPPPPGSKEAESAEKALIVENGTHAEENADDSIEVPVEERNGDAHGEEEDGTQAADEEEGEGGDAERAEEEEAADDGAAEGETAGDEAPAEEEEEEEGEAVEESDEVTEDTQAQVEEEEEQEEDLQSEEEEELRQLEEEEETEVQEEEEEEGVEETQEEEAE; this is translated from the exons CCTCGTCGGGATCCACGGCG ATCAAGAAGAAGCAACAGGATGTGGTTGGCTTCTTGGAGGCTCTTAAGGTGGACTACACTCAGCTGGACATTGCCTGCAATGAGGACAACCGCAAGTGGATGAGGCAGAACGTCCCCGAGGAGAAGAAGCCCGCCAATGGCATCCCCCTCCCACCCCAGATTTTTAATGAAGACAGCTACTGTGGG GACTATGAGACATTCTTCGATGCTAAGGAAGACAACTCAGTGTATGCCTTCCTGGGgctgccccctcctccaggcTCAAAG GAAGCAGAGTCTGCTGAGAAGGCTCTCATTGTGGAAAACGGGACCCACGCTGAAGAAAACGCTGATGACTCAATA gaggtcccagtggaggaGCGCAACGGGGACGCgcacggagaggaggaggacggtaCGCAGGcagctgatgaggaggaaggtgaGGGTGGCGATGCGGAgcgagcagaggaagaggaggctgcagaCGACGGAGCCGCCGAGGGAGAAACAGCAGGAGACGAAGCCCccgcagaggaggaggaggaggaggagggggaggcagtGGAAGAGTCAGACGAGGTCACAGAAGACACA CAGGCCCAAgtagaagaggaagaagaacag gaagaggatttGCAGTCTGAG gaggaggaagagctacGACAGCTTGAG gaagaagaagagactgAAGTACAAGAG gaagaagaagaggaaggagtgGAAGAAACACAG gaggaagaggctgagTAG
- the LOC115400787 gene encoding immunoglobulin superfamily member 5-like, protein MAIPLLLVILLSGKIEVGAVELTLSPLSLTVLRGHEARFTCAATSQWTVMVWTLNNLPLVTISRETGVLPIGNPNVTAERSSTSQRDSWMLVLKSVERNNHGEVTCALQGIAMKTASLHVQEKGNVRIFGRDKLAFRGQSVVFECAAAGWYPQPNLQWQVNGRKTSEGEYNISSEESEKSLFTVTSNLNVTAAVSSDVDCLASVSALLSPLKSSARLTVVAEVVQEEADCTVPLALTGSLSALLLLALLCVCTVLCYRQRRQSKAGPQEAIRFDPSVFAIGSGAQVMRGQVNLGYASEGPADAAYNEINVGTHSQMDFVSFLKVPDVVSSSSLSLTNEGQAQLSLSDESPKTVRRITTV, encoded by the exons ATGGCTATCCCTCTCCTGCTCGTGATCCTCCTTTCAGGCAAGATCGAAG ttGGAGCTGTTGAGCTGACGCTCTCACCGCTGAGCCTGACGGTGCTCCGAGGGCATGAAGCCCGTTTCACCTGCGCCGCCACCTCTCAGTGGACTGTGATGGTGTGGACGCTGAACAACCTTCCCCTAGTTACCATTTCCAGGGAAACTGGAGTCCTTCCCATTGGCAATCCAAATGTGACAGCTGAAAGAAGTTCTACATCACAAAGAGACAGCTGGATGTTGGTTCTCAAGAGCGTAGAGAGGAACAACCACGGAGAAGTGACCTGTGCCCTCCAGGGCATCGCTATGAAAACAGCAAGCCTGCATGTGCAAG AAAAGGGCAACGTGAGGATCTTTGGGCGTGATAAGCTGGCCTTCAGGGGCCAGTCAGTCGTGTTCGAATGTGCAGCAGCGGGATGGTACCCTCAGCCGAATCTGCAGTGGCAAGTGAATGGCAGAAAG ACAAGCGAGGGTGAATACAATATCAGCAGTGAAGAGTCGGAGAAGAGCCTCTTCACTGTGACCAGCAATCTCAATGTGACGGCAGCGGTGAGCTCTGATGTGGATTGTCTGGCCTCCGTGTCGGCCCTCCTCTCGCCGCTGAAGAGCAGCGCCCGCCTGACAGTGG TTGCAGAGGTGGTGCAGGAAGAAGCCGACTGCACCGTCCCCCTGGCGCTGACTGGCTCGCTCTCTGCTCTTCTGCTGCTCGCCCTGCTCTGCGTCTGCACTGTCCTCTGCTACAGACAAAGGAGACAATCAA AAGCCGGCCCACAGGAGGCAATAAG GTTCGACCCATCGGTGTTTGCAATCGGCTCAGGAGCACAGGTGATGAGAGGGCAGGTCAACCTGGGATACGCCAGTGAGGGCCCAGCAG ATGCAGCTTACAATGAAATAAACGTGGGAACTCATAGCCAGATGGACTTTGTCAGCTTTCTCAAG GTTCCTGATGTGGTTTCGTCCAGCAGCCTGTCTCTGACCAATGAGGGCCAAGCCCAGCTGAGTCTCTCCGACGAAAGTCCCAAGACTGTCCGGAGGATTACCACAGTATAA
- the sh3bgr gene encoding SH3 domain-binding glutamic acid-rich protein isoform X10: MVIKVFLATSSGSTAIKKKQQDVVGFLEALKVDYTQLDIACNEDNRKWMRQNVPEEKKPANGIPLPPQIFNEDSYCGDYETFFDAKEDNSVYAFLGLPPPPGSKQAQVEEEEEQEEEAE, encoded by the exons CCTCGTCGGGATCCACGGCG ATCAAGAAGAAGCAACAGGATGTGGTTGGCTTCTTGGAGGCTCTTAAGGTGGACTACACTCAGCTGGACATTGCCTGCAATGAGGACAACCGCAAGTGGATGAGGCAGAACGTCCCCGAGGAGAAGAAGCCCGCCAATGGCATCCCCCTCCCACCCCAGATTTTTAATGAAGACAGCTACTGTGGG GACTATGAGACATTCTTCGATGCTAAGGAAGACAACTCAGTGTATGCCTTCCTGGGgctgccccctcctccaggcTCAAAG CAGGCCCAAgtagaagaggaagaagaacag gaggaagaggctgagTAG
- the sh3bgr gene encoding SH3 domain-binding glutamic acid-rich protein isoform X1 yields MVIKVFLATSSGSTAIKKKQQDVVGFLEALKVDYTQLDIACNEDNRKWMRQNVPEEKKPANGIPLPPQIFNEDSYCGDYETFFDAKEDNSVYAFLGLPPPPGSKEAESAEKALIVENGTHAEENADDSIEVPVEERNGDAHGEEEDGTQAADEEEGEGGDAERAEEEEAADDGAAEGETAGDEAPAEEEEEEEGEAVEESDEVTEDTQAQVEEEEEQEEEEEGVEETQEEEAE; encoded by the exons CCTCGTCGGGATCCACGGCG ATCAAGAAGAAGCAACAGGATGTGGTTGGCTTCTTGGAGGCTCTTAAGGTGGACTACACTCAGCTGGACATTGCCTGCAATGAGGACAACCGCAAGTGGATGAGGCAGAACGTCCCCGAGGAGAAGAAGCCCGCCAATGGCATCCCCCTCCCACCCCAGATTTTTAATGAAGACAGCTACTGTGGG GACTATGAGACATTCTTCGATGCTAAGGAAGACAACTCAGTGTATGCCTTCCTGGGgctgccccctcctccaggcTCAAAG GAAGCAGAGTCTGCTGAGAAGGCTCTCATTGTGGAAAACGGGACCCACGCTGAAGAAAACGCTGATGACTCAATA gaggtcccagtggaggaGCGCAACGGGGACGCgcacggagaggaggaggacggtaCGCAGGcagctgatgaggaggaaggtgaGGGTGGCGATGCGGAgcgagcagaggaagaggaggctgcagaCGACGGAGCCGCCGAGGGAGAAACAGCAGGAGACGAAGCCCccgcagaggaggaggaggaggaggagggggaggcagtGGAAGAGTCAGACGAGGTCACAGAAGACACA CAGGCCCAAgtagaagaggaagaagaacag gaagaagaagaggaaggagtgGAAGAAACACAG gaggaagaggctgagTAG
- the sh3bgr gene encoding SH3 domain-binding glutamic acid-rich protein isoform X2 gives MVIKVFLATSSGSTAIKKKQQDVVGFLEALKVDYTQLDIACNEDNRKWMRQNVPEEKKPANGIPLPPQIFNEDSYCGDYETFFDAKEDNSVYAFLGLPPPPGSKEAESAEKALIVENGTHAEENADDSIEVPVEERNGDAHGEEEDGTQAADEEEGEGGDAERAEEEEAADDGAAEGETAGDEAPAEEEEEEEGEAVEESDEVTEDTQAQVEEEEEQEEEAE, from the exons CCTCGTCGGGATCCACGGCG ATCAAGAAGAAGCAACAGGATGTGGTTGGCTTCTTGGAGGCTCTTAAGGTGGACTACACTCAGCTGGACATTGCCTGCAATGAGGACAACCGCAAGTGGATGAGGCAGAACGTCCCCGAGGAGAAGAAGCCCGCCAATGGCATCCCCCTCCCACCCCAGATTTTTAATGAAGACAGCTACTGTGGG GACTATGAGACATTCTTCGATGCTAAGGAAGACAACTCAGTGTATGCCTTCCTGGGgctgccccctcctccaggcTCAAAG GAAGCAGAGTCTGCTGAGAAGGCTCTCATTGTGGAAAACGGGACCCACGCTGAAGAAAACGCTGATGACTCAATA gaggtcccagtggaggaGCGCAACGGGGACGCgcacggagaggaggaggacggtaCGCAGGcagctgatgaggaggaaggtgaGGGTGGCGATGCGGAgcgagcagaggaagaggaggctgcagaCGACGGAGCCGCCGAGGGAGAAACAGCAGGAGACGAAGCCCccgcagaggaggaggaggaggaggagggggaggcagtGGAAGAGTCAGACGAGGTCACAGAAGACACA CAGGCCCAAgtagaagaggaagaagaacag gaggaagaggctgagTAG
- the sh3bgr gene encoding SH3 domain-binding glutamic acid-rich protein isoform X7, with product MVIKVFLATSSGSTAIKKKQQDVVGFLEALKVDYTQLDIACNEDNRKWMRQNVPEEKKPANGIPLPPQIFNEDSYCGDYETFFDAKEDNSVYAFLGLPPPPGSKEAESAEKALIVENGTHAEENADDSIAQVEEEEEQEEEAE from the exons CCTCGTCGGGATCCACGGCG ATCAAGAAGAAGCAACAGGATGTGGTTGGCTTCTTGGAGGCTCTTAAGGTGGACTACACTCAGCTGGACATTGCCTGCAATGAGGACAACCGCAAGTGGATGAGGCAGAACGTCCCCGAGGAGAAGAAGCCCGCCAATGGCATCCCCCTCCCACCCCAGATTTTTAATGAAGACAGCTACTGTGGG GACTATGAGACATTCTTCGATGCTAAGGAAGACAACTCAGTGTATGCCTTCCTGGGgctgccccctcctccaggcTCAAAG GAAGCAGAGTCTGCTGAGAAGGCTCTCATTGTGGAAAACGGGACCCACGCTGAAGAAAACGCTGATGACTCAATA GCCCAAgtagaagaggaagaagaacag gaggaagaggctgagTAG
- the sh3bgr gene encoding SH3 domain-binding glutamic acid-rich protein isoform X6, producing MVIKVFLATSSGSTAIKKKQQDVVGFLEALKVDYTQLDIACNEDNRKWMRQNVPEEKKPANGIPLPPQIFNEDSYCGDYETFFDAKEDNSVYAFLGLPPPPGSKEAESAEKALIVENGTHAEENADDSIQAQVEEEEEQEEEAE from the exons CCTCGTCGGGATCCACGGCG ATCAAGAAGAAGCAACAGGATGTGGTTGGCTTCTTGGAGGCTCTTAAGGTGGACTACACTCAGCTGGACATTGCCTGCAATGAGGACAACCGCAAGTGGATGAGGCAGAACGTCCCCGAGGAGAAGAAGCCCGCCAATGGCATCCCCCTCCCACCCCAGATTTTTAATGAAGACAGCTACTGTGGG GACTATGAGACATTCTTCGATGCTAAGGAAGACAACTCAGTGTATGCCTTCCTGGGgctgccccctcctccaggcTCAAAG GAAGCAGAGTCTGCTGAGAAGGCTCTCATTGTGGAAAACGGGACCCACGCTGAAGAAAACGCTGATGACTCAATA CAGGCCCAAgtagaagaggaagaagaacag gaggaagaggctgagTAG
- the sh3bgr gene encoding SH3 domain-binding glutamic acid-rich protein isoform X3: MVIKVFLATSSGSTAIKKKQQDVVGFLEALKVDYTQLDIACNEDNRKWMRQNVPEEKKPANGIPLPPQIFNEDSYCGDYETFFDAKEDNSVYAFLGLPPPPGSKEAESAEKALIVENGTHAEENADDSIEVPVEERNGDAHGEEEDGTQAADEEEGEGGDAERAEEEEAADDGAAEGETAGDEAPAEEEEEEEGEAVEESDEVTEDTAQVEEEEEQEEEAE; encoded by the exons CCTCGTCGGGATCCACGGCG ATCAAGAAGAAGCAACAGGATGTGGTTGGCTTCTTGGAGGCTCTTAAGGTGGACTACACTCAGCTGGACATTGCCTGCAATGAGGACAACCGCAAGTGGATGAGGCAGAACGTCCCCGAGGAGAAGAAGCCCGCCAATGGCATCCCCCTCCCACCCCAGATTTTTAATGAAGACAGCTACTGTGGG GACTATGAGACATTCTTCGATGCTAAGGAAGACAACTCAGTGTATGCCTTCCTGGGgctgccccctcctccaggcTCAAAG GAAGCAGAGTCTGCTGAGAAGGCTCTCATTGTGGAAAACGGGACCCACGCTGAAGAAAACGCTGATGACTCAATA gaggtcccagtggaggaGCGCAACGGGGACGCgcacggagaggaggaggacggtaCGCAGGcagctgatgaggaggaaggtgaGGGTGGCGATGCGGAgcgagcagaggaagaggaggctgcagaCGACGGAGCCGCCGAGGGAGAAACAGCAGGAGACGAAGCCCccgcagaggaggaggaggaggaggagggggaggcagtGGAAGAGTCAGACGAGGTCACAGAAGACACA GCCCAAgtagaagaggaagaagaacag gaggaagaggctgagTAG
- the sh3bgr gene encoding SH3 domain-binding glutamic acid-rich protein isoform X4: protein MVIKVFLATSSGSTAIKKKQQDVVGFLEALKVDYTQLDIACNEDNRKWMRQNVPEEKKPANGIPLPPQIFNEDSYCGDYETFFDAKEDNSVYAFLGLPPPPGSKEAESAEKALIVENGTHAEENADDSIQAQVEEEEEQEEEEEGVEETQEEEAE, encoded by the exons CCTCGTCGGGATCCACGGCG ATCAAGAAGAAGCAACAGGATGTGGTTGGCTTCTTGGAGGCTCTTAAGGTGGACTACACTCAGCTGGACATTGCCTGCAATGAGGACAACCGCAAGTGGATGAGGCAGAACGTCCCCGAGGAGAAGAAGCCCGCCAATGGCATCCCCCTCCCACCCCAGATTTTTAATGAAGACAGCTACTGTGGG GACTATGAGACATTCTTCGATGCTAAGGAAGACAACTCAGTGTATGCCTTCCTGGGgctgccccctcctccaggcTCAAAG GAAGCAGAGTCTGCTGAGAAGGCTCTCATTGTGGAAAACGGGACCCACGCTGAAGAAAACGCTGATGACTCAATA CAGGCCCAAgtagaagaggaagaagaacag gaagaagaagaggaaggagtgGAAGAAACACAG gaggaagaggctgagTAG